The following are encoded in a window of Rubellicoccus peritrichatus genomic DNA:
- a CDS encoding sialidase family protein has product MIRFAFRLVTFSVLFSFSANGQEFEQQPLFVAGTEGYTFFRIPAVVRSNADVLLAFCEGRVDSISDSGNIDIVMRRSFDGGLTWEALTVVTDDGENTIGNPAPVVDRITGDIFLLSTGNLGTDAEPTIVDGTSEDSRRVYIQKSEDDGQTWSSPVEITSSVKQSNWRWYATGPVHGIQLERGDHAGRLIIPCDHSTDLETFGSHIIYSDDHGASWSIGGAIGEENNLKPNECVAVELVDSRLYLNARDQASRKRRIISYSSDSGVTFSAPVQDDKLIEKRTQGSAIRYSATDQGDAENVILFSNPASTYTRKDLTVRRSYDETTTWDEGKIIHKGFAAYSDMVIMDNGKIGLLYECGENSFHEFLYFAVFDLAYLDVPNPTPSSAYWRLNEQAAGSAASLTAAAILDSYPDGDGFNMTVEGPINYTAGDSNYGGKPALAFEGTQRLSILDSDTSHKLDFGRNDSFTLEASIRVPADSGLTGLIVGKDFAANAPSWWFRVQGGKLRFLVSDGPQEPNVMTPQKIDDGEWHHVAAVLDRSAKTMSIYVDYALAVSGTDTTVSSLHNSKAITIGMANTGGTRFNGDIDFVRISNSALAPEDFIPQDHDGDGLPTTWETQHGLDPYDDGTIFAVNGASGDLDNDAKSNFLEYALGFDPAVATVSSTLMDATYEENRYTVTYSRSRQLSNVDYRIETSADLVNWTDVTSTYTQTFTAIENKVESITLQNPNKDSSSIRFVRMNILNLDE; this is encoded by the coding sequence ATGATTAGATTCGCGTTTCGGTTAGTTACTTTTTCAGTCCTATTTAGTTTTAGTGCCAATGGTCAGGAGTTCGAACAGCAACCCTTGTTCGTAGCAGGCACTGAAGGTTACACTTTTTTTAGAATCCCTGCGGTCGTCCGGTCAAATGCTGACGTGTTGCTTGCCTTTTGTGAAGGGCGTGTGGACAGCATCAGTGACTCAGGGAACATTGATATCGTAATGAGGCGGAGCTTCGACGGAGGGTTAACCTGGGAGGCCCTCACTGTTGTAACTGATGATGGTGAGAATACGATTGGTAATCCTGCGCCAGTCGTTGATCGTATCACTGGTGATATCTTTCTTTTAAGCACAGGTAATCTGGGCACAGACGCTGAACCTACTATAGTGGATGGAACGAGTGAGGATTCACGCCGTGTGTATATTCAGAAGAGCGAAGACGATGGGCAGACCTGGTCAAGTCCAGTTGAAATTACCTCATCTGTTAAACAATCTAATTGGCGCTGGTATGCAACTGGCCCAGTTCATGGAATCCAGTTGGAGCGGGGAGACCATGCGGGAAGGCTCATCATCCCATGTGACCATTCGACTGATTTGGAAACCTTTGGCTCTCACATTATTTACAGCGATGACCATGGAGCAAGTTGGAGTATTGGAGGGGCTATTGGCGAAGAAAATAATTTGAAGCCAAATGAGTGTGTTGCTGTTGAATTAGTTGATAGTCGCCTCTACCTGAATGCCAGGGATCAGGCATCACGGAAACGTCGGATTATTTCATACAGCTCAGATAGCGGAGTGACGTTCAGTGCCCCGGTACAAGATGATAAGTTAATCGAGAAAAGAACTCAGGGATCTGCAATTCGTTATTCTGCTACGGACCAAGGGGACGCTGAGAATGTCATATTATTTTCCAATCCCGCCAGCACTTATACCCGAAAGGATTTAACCGTTCGCCGTAGTTATGATGAAACCACGACGTGGGATGAGGGAAAGATCATTCACAAGGGGTTCGCCGCCTACTCGGATATGGTCATCATGGATAATGGCAAAATTGGACTGCTTTATGAATGTGGTGAAAACAGCTTTCACGAATTCCTGTATTTCGCTGTTTTCGATTTGGCTTATCTTGATGTGCCAAACCCAACGCCTTCGTCTGCATACTGGAGGTTGAACGAACAAGCGGCAGGTAGTGCAGCGAGTCTGACAGCTGCGGCGATTCTTGATTCCTATCCGGATGGTGATGGTTTTAACATGACGGTTGAAGGTCCAATAAATTACACGGCTGGTGATTCCAATTATGGCGGTAAACCGGCATTGGCTTTTGAAGGGACGCAGAGATTGAGCATTTTGGATTCAGATACATCGCACAAGCTGGATTTTGGCAGAAATGACAGTTTCACGCTTGAGGCATCTATTCGGGTGCCAGCTGATTCTGGTCTAACCGGTTTAATTGTTGGGAAAGATTTTGCTGCGAATGCACCTTCATGGTGGTTCCGCGTACAGGGAGGCAAACTACGCTTTCTGGTGTCTGACGGGCCGCAGGAGCCAAATGTAATGACACCTCAAAAGATTGATGATGGTGAGTGGCATCACGTGGCAGCGGTCCTGGATCGCTCTGCTAAAACAATGAGCATCTATGTTGATTATGCTCTGGCTGTTTCGGGAACGGATACAACCGTCAGCTCCTTACATAATAGTAAAGCTATTACGATAGGCATGGCTAACACTGGGGGAACAAGGTTCAACGGTGACATAGATTTCGTTCGTATCAGCAACTCAGCACTGGCTCCTGAGGATTTCATTCCACAGGATCACGACGGTGATGGATTACCAACGACCTGGGAAACCCAACATGGTCTCGACCCCTATGACGATGGTACCATATTCGCGGTTAATGGTGCTTCAGGAGATTTGGATAACGATGCCAAGAGCAACTTTCTGGAATATGCATTGGGTTTCGATCCGGCAGTTGCAACTGTTTCATCGACTTTGATGGATGCAACCTATGAAGAGAATCGATATACAGTTACGTATTCACGTTCCCGGCAGCTCAGTAATGTGGATTATCGTATCGAGACGTCAGCCGACTTGGTTAACTGGACAGACGTGACATCCACTTACACTCAGACTTTTACTGCCATTGAAAACAAAGTGGAGTCAATTACGCTTCAGAATCCTAATAAGGATTCTTCATCAATACGCTTTGTCAGAATGAATATTCTCAACTTGGACGAGTGA
- a CDS encoding pseudouridine synthase, with translation MGEKSKTADTVRLQKYIADAGICSRRKAEEMIREDRVTVNGKPAEIGMSVRQGDKVVVDGRGIGRKAPESLTLMMNKPRGVLCTNHDPHHYKTVFTLLPSEYLKYRLFCAGRLDKESEGLVIITNDGALANAITHPSGGVIKRYRVLLNKPLETKHIEKLLNGVTREGERLYAEKIIPASHGPDKEMRCEVHLQQGRKREIRRLFEAFGYHVKRLNRFQMGQLVLKKLAPGMARPLKPEELESLFRA, from the coding sequence CGCAAGGCAGAGGAAATGATCCGCGAAGACCGCGTGACCGTCAATGGCAAGCCGGCAGAGATCGGTATGAGCGTCAGGCAGGGAGACAAAGTCGTGGTCGATGGCCGTGGCATTGGCAGGAAAGCTCCGGAATCACTGACCCTAATGATGAATAAACCTCGTGGTGTTCTCTGCACCAACCACGACCCGCATCACTACAAGACCGTCTTTACGCTCCTTCCCAGTGAATACTTGAAATACCGTCTCTTTTGTGCTGGAAGGCTGGACAAGGAAAGCGAAGGCCTCGTCATCATCACCAACGACGGTGCACTCGCAAATGCGATCACTCATCCATCAGGCGGAGTGATCAAACGCTACCGAGTCCTTTTAAATAAACCCCTGGAAACCAAGCACATTGAGAAATTGCTTAACGGTGTGACACGGGAAGGTGAACGACTTTATGCCGAGAAAATCATCCCGGCATCCCACGGGCCAGACAAGGAGATGCGCTGTGAAGTGCACCTGCAACAAGGGCGTAAGCGCGAAATCCGACGCCTGTTTGAGGCCTTCGGCTACCATGTAAAGCGCCTGAATCGCTTTCAGATGGGACAGTTGGTGCTGAAAAAGCTGGCCCCCGGCATGGCGCGTCCATTAAAACCCGAAGAATTGGAATCTCTATTCCGTGCATAA